In Nitrospirota bacterium, the DNA window ATGTATTTACATAGTATATACTATAATGAGAAGGATAAAGATGAAAACTAAAACAAAAATCACAGTACATGGGATTGAAGGATTTCTGAAAAGGACCGTTACTCCATTTGGCAATGGTGCAAAGGTTGATTGCCCAAAAGAGTATCTTGGGAGAGAAGTTTACCTTATCATAAAGAGAAAAAGGAATTAGCTGCCTTCAGTTCAAAACTGGAAACCCGAAACTGGAAACC includes these proteins:
- a CDS encoding DUF2080 family transposase-associated protein; this translates as MKTKTKITVHGIEGFLKRTVTPFGNGAKVDCPKEYLGREVYLIIKRKRN